The DNA region CTTATGTAATAGCTGTTGCTGTTGGTACTATAGTAGTATCATTACATATTATAGGCGGCGGTATGGGCGGTGTAGCTTGGATGGATACTTTCCATATGATATTAGGATTTGGTACTTTAATAGTATTGATTTCATATCTTACTATTAAACATTTCCCTGACGGAGGATTTGCTCAAGCTGTAAAAATTATAATGGAAAACCCTGAAACTGCTTCTATATTATCTATGCCTGGACCTAGAGGTGCTTTTAATTGGCAAGGTATGATAGGTAATGCTTTAACCGGAGCTATAGCTACTGTTGTATGGCCGCATATATTTATGAGAACTTTTGTAGCTGCTAATAAAGATAATTTTAGACAAATGTCTTGGGCTATGCCTTTATCATATGTTTTAGTTTATACTCCTATAGTTCTTATAGGTGCTATATTGGCTCCTGCTATATTAGGTCCTAATTTCCCTAAACCTGATAATGTTGTGGCTGTTTTATCTACACAGTATGCTCCGCCTCTTGTATCTTTCATATCTTTATTATGTTTGTTTGCATTTGGTGTATCTACTGCTGACTCTTTATTGTTATCTGCTTCTGCTATTGCTTCTAGGGATATTTATTTACATAAATTTAAAAATGATGTTACTACTTCTTCTAAAGATGTTGTAACTTTTGGAAGAATAGTATTATTTGGATTAATGATTATAACTTTAGTGATTGTAGCTATAAGACCTGCTTCTATTACAGATTATGCTTATAAATTGTCTTCACCTTTCTTTGCTCAGATACTTCCAGAAACTGTAGGTGGTTTATTCTGGAGAAGAAGTACTAAAGAGGGTGCTATAATTGGTACTATAGGAGGATTAATAACTGCCATAGTATTTACATTCTTTGTAGCTCCGCCTTTAGGTTTCTCTGCTCTTATATGGGCTTTAGTTGTTAATACTATTTTATTTGTAATAGTTAGTCTTGTTACTAAATGTCCTGAGGAAGTTGTAGTGAAGTTCCATAATAGATTAGATTCTATTATATATTCTGGTGCTGAAACTTCTTCTATAACAGAAGATTCTTTATCTAATATAGTAAATAAATAATATGTAATTAAATTGAATAGATGCAAAAATATAAAAAAATTGCATCTATTCTTTAATTATAAACTTACGGTATATTTATGAACAAAAATATTGAAAATACAATGACTTTTAGTGTTTATGGTATAAAAATTAAACATCCTAATAATTGGGATATATTTATTAATAATCAGATGCCTTTTAAATTTGACAATGGTTTTGTAAAGATAGATTCTTCTGCCATAAAGAAAAATGATTCCAGTATGGTTTTAAGATGGATAAAAAGCTGTAAGATTAATTCTATTGATGACTATATAACTGAATATAAAAGGCAGTTTAATGTTAAAAATAAGAAGTATAAAAATGATTTATACCAATTATTAGAATTAGAAAAAATAAATGATAATATGTATTTTTCTTGGTCAAGAATTACAGCAAATCATAGTATTTTTAGGATATTAAAAAATAATGAAACTTTTGATTCTTTGCAATTATCATTTTTTGATTCTAATACTAACAGATTAGTAATACAAACTATAACTACGGATACAAATAATATAGACACAAAATTTGAGTATTATAAAGATATGTTATTGCAATTACAATGTGAATAATAAAAAAATTAATATTAGGATATTTTATTTATGAAGAAGATAATAATAATACCAGATTCATTTAAGGGAAGTGCGAGCAGTTTAGAAGTTGCTGAATGTATAGAGAGAGGGGTATTAAAGGCAGTTAAAGATGCTGTTATTAAAAAGATTCCTATAGCAGATGGCGGTGAGGGTACGGTTGAGAGTGTGATTTATGCTGCGGGCGGAGAGTTTATAAAAGTTGATGTAAAAAACCCTTTAGGAAAAACTGTAAGTGCTAAGTATGGATTAATTAACAGTAGTCAGGCGGTTATAGAGATGGCTGAGGCTTCGGGTATTACTTTGGTTGATGAGAAAGAGAGAAACCCATTAAAATCTTCTACTTATGGAACGGGAGAGCTTATAAGAGATGCTATTAATAGAGGAGTAAAAGAGATACTTATTGGAATTGGGGGCAGTGCTACTAATGATTGCGGTATTGGTATGGCTAATGCTTTGGGGTATAGGTTTTTAGATGAGAAAGGAGAAGAACTTGAAAGTATTGCTGAGAATATGATAAGAGTAAAAAGCATAGATGACAGTAATGTTGATAAAAGACTTTTTGATATAAAAATAAATGTAGCTTCTGATGTTAAGAATGTGCTTTATGGCGATGATGGAGCTACTGCTATATACGGCAAACAGAAGGGAGTTACTAAAGAGAGTTTTGATGTGCTTGACAATGGGCTTAAAAATATTGCAGGCTTAATAAAAGAAAAATACAAAAAAGAGATTGACTTTATAGAGGGTGCTGGTGCTGCCGGAGGTTTAGGAGGCGGGCTTATTGGTTTTTGTAATGCTGAGATAAAAAGCGGAATTGATGCTATGCTTGATATAATTAATTTTGAGAGAGAGCTAGAGGGTGCTTCTTTGGTTATTACAGGGGAAGGAGCTATTGACGGACA from Brachyspira pilosicoli P43/6/78 includes:
- a CDS encoding sodium:solute symporter family protein gives rise to the protein MINSILISIGILIYSVFIVFHGFRTFKTTSKSSESFFTANRGLNPFILLCTTSISVFSALAFYGAPAGIYRDGIGFYSNTGGMVAGLMFVILGYRLWILGKEYGYSTPVDFLRSRFYSEFYGILIALVLIIFIVPYVAMQLIAIGDAVVVTTNSLVPYVIAVAVGTIVVSLHIIGGGMGGVAWMDTFHMILGFGTLIVLISYLTIKHFPDGGFAQAVKIIMENPETASILSMPGPRGAFNWQGMIGNALTGAIATVVWPHIFMRTFVAANKDNFRQMSWAMPLSYVLVYTPIVLIGAILAPAILGPNFPKPDNVVAVLSTQYAPPLVSFISLLCLFAFGVSTADSLLLSASAIASRDIYLHKFKNDVTTSSKDVVTFGRIVLFGLMIITLVIVAIRPASITDYAYKLSSPFFAQILPETVGGLFWRRSTKEGAIIGTIGGLITAIVFTFFVAPPLGFSALIWALVVNTILFVIVSLVTKCPEEVVVKFHNRLDSIIYSGAETSSITEDSLSNIVNK
- a CDS encoding glycerate kinase family protein; the protein is MKKIIIIPDSFKGSASSLEVAECIERGVLKAVKDAVIKKIPIADGGEGTVESVIYAAGGEFIKVDVKNPLGKTVSAKYGLINSSQAVIEMAEASGITLVDEKERNPLKSSTYGTGELIRDAINRGVKEILIGIGGSATNDCGIGMANALGYRFLDEKGEELESIAENMIRVKSIDDSNVDKRLFDIKINVASDVKNVLYGDDGATAIYGKQKGVTKESFDVLDNGLKNIAGLIKEKYKKEIDFIEGAGAAGGLGGGLIGFCNAEIKSGIDAMLDIINFERELEGASLVITGEGAIDGQTKKGKVPVGVARRVKKLNKDIPVIAIVGDIREGAEAVYEMGIDSIMPALKRAMPLEEAIANSKYLIEDASERALRFININM